CTTGAGCCGGGCGGCCTCGCCCGGTCGGGTCCCGGCGCGGACCACGCGGGCGCCGATGGCGTCGGTGACCGGACGCGCCGCGTCGACCGCGGCGTCCTCCCCCGCGGCGAGCACGACCAGCGCGCCCTGCTCGGCCGGGGCCTTGGTGCCGAGCACCGGGGCGTCGACCAGCAGCCAGCCGCGCTCGCCGGCGAGGGCCACCACGCGCTCGGTCCCGTCCACGCCGATGGTGGCCGACTGCAGCAACACGCACCCCTGCGGGAGCGAGACGTCGGTCATCACCTCCAGCACGGAGACGGTGTCGAAGAGGATCGTCACGACGGCCTCGGCCGAGGCGACGGCGTCCGCCGCGTCGGCCGCGACCCGGGCGCCGTCGGCGGCCAGCGGCTCGGCGCGGGAGGCCGTGCGGTTCCACACGGTGACCTCGTGGCCCGCGCGCAGCAGCGACCGGGCCATGCCCGCACCCATCGTCCCCGTGCCCAGCACCGTCACCCGCATGTCAGCCTCCGGCTCGCGCCTCCGGGGTGCCGGACCCGTCGCCCGGCACCAGGTCGACCAGCCTGCCGCACCGGGGGGCGGCGGGAGGTCACCCGGCGAGGCGGGAGACCGCGGCGGCGACGCGCTCGTCGGTGGCGGTGAAGGCCACTCGGACGTGCCGGCGCCCGGCGGCGCCGTAGAAGTCGCCGGGCGCGGCGAGGATGCCGCGGTCGGCCAGCCAGGCGACGGTGGACCAGCAGTCCTCCGCGCCGTCGTCGGTCCGGCGCTGGGCCCAGAGGTAGAGCGAGGCCTCGGAGTGGTCGATCGTGAAGCCGGCGGCCTCGAGCGCACCCTTCAGCGCCGCGCGCCGTGCGGCGTAGCGGGCGTGCTGCTCCGCGACGTGGGCGTCGTCGGCGAGCGCCGCGACCATCGCCCGCTGCTGCGGACCGGGCATCTGCAGGCCGAGGTTCTTGCGGACCGCGAGCAGCTCGCCGACCAGCGCGGGGTCGCCCGCGAGGAACGCACACCGGTAGCCCGCCAGGTTGGAGCGCTTCGACAGCGAGTGGACGGCCAGCAGGCCGTCGAGCGACCCGCCGCTGACCTGCGGGTCGAGGATCGAGAGCGGACGCTCGCCCTCCCACGCGCACTCGATGTAGCACTCGTCGGAGACCAGCACGGTGCCGCGCTCGCGGCACCAGTCGACGACCTTGCGCAGGTGGTCGAGGGGCAGCACCCGGCCGCTCGGGTTGGCCGGGCTGTTGAGCCACAGCAGGCGGGGCGTGCGCGGGCCGAACGCGGTGAGCGAGTCGGTGGCGAGGCTGTCGGCGCCGGCCAGCGCCGCGCCCACCTCGTAGGTCGGGTAGGCCAGCGCGGGGTAGCCCACGAGGTCGCCCGGACCGATGCCGAGGTGGAGCGCCATCGAGGCGATCAGCTCCTTGGAGCCGGTCACCGGCAGCACGCCGTCGAGGCCGAGGCCGGTCACGCCGTGCCGTCGCGCCAGCCAGTCGATCGCCGCCTGCCGGGTGGCCTCGAGACCGATGGTCGTCGGGTAGCCGGGCGAGTCCGCCGCGGCCCGCAACGCCTCCTGCACGACCTCCGGGGTCGGGTCGACGGGAGTGCCGACCGAGAGGTCGACGATCCCGTCGGGGTGGGCGCGGGCCGTGGCGGCGTGCTGCGTCAGCTTGTCCCAGGGGAAGTCAGGCAGGCGCTGCGAGACCTTCCGGTGGTCTCGTGAGGGTCGCTGGGCGACCTCCTCGACCAGCGGAAGGTCGGTCACTCGTCGTGCTCCTGCGGGGGGAGCGCGGCGACCAGCGCGTGGTCGGCGTCGATGACGCCCATCTTCGCCGCGCCACCCGGGGAGCCGAGGTCGTCGAAGAAGTGGACGTTGGCGTCGTAGAAGCCCTTCCACTCCTCCGGGGTGTCGTCCTCGTAGAAGATCGCCTCGACCGGGCAGACCGGCTCGCAGGCACCGCAGTCGACGCACTCGTCGGGGTGGATGTAGAGCATCCGCTTGCCCTCGTAGATGCAGTCGACGGGGCACTCGTCGACGCACGCGCGGTCCTTGAGGTCGACGCACGGCTGGGCGATGACGTAGGTCACCAGGTCCTCCTGAAGACGGCTGAGCACGGACGGGTCCTTCAACGCGCTCACTCTAGTATCCGAGCCGTGGACGACACGCCGGAACCCCAAGCCGTGGGCAGGCACGCGCTCGGACCGCACGTGGTGGGTCGGCGGGTGGTGGTCCGCCACCTCCTGCCCGACGGCCGGGCGAGCGACGTGCTCGGGACCTGCACCGCGTGGGACGGCACGACGTTGACCGTCGACCGCGACGGCCACGGTCCGGTGACGGTCGCGCTCGCCGACGTGGTGACCGGCAAGCCCGTGCCGCCGCGCGCGTCCGTGCGGGCCCGGGTGTCCGCCTCGGAGGTCGAGCGGCACGTCGAGGCGCTGTGGTCGCAGGTCACCACCGAGCCGCTCGGCGCCTGGACGCTGCGCGCCTCTCCCCCGCACGGCGGCCGGCTTCGCCGCCGCGGCAACTCGGTGCTGGCGATGGAGGACCCGGGTCTCGGGTGGGCCGACGTCGCGTGGCGGGTGCGGGAGTTCTACGCCGCCCGCGACCAGGCACCGCTGGCGCAGGTACGGCTCGGCTCACCCGAGGAGGAGCGCCTCGCGACCGTCGGCTTCACGCCCACCGGGTCCGGCGACGCCCACGCCCAGCTCGCGCCCGTCGCCCAGCTGGCCCGGGCGACGCGCGGCGCGGCGAGCGACCTGCCGGCGCGGCTCGAGGAGGCCACGACCGAGGCGAGCGTCGTGCTCGGCGACGGCGCCGCGCGCGGTCGCGGCGTGCTCTCCGGCGACTGGCTGCTCGTCGAGGGCCTGGAGGTCGACCCCGGACACCGACGGCGCGGGCTGGCGACGTACGTCCTCGCCGAGCTCGTCGACTGGGGCGCCTCGCAGGGGGCGCGGACGGCGATGCTGCACGTCGAGGTCGTCAACGAGGGCGCGCTCGCGCTCTACGAGCGGCTGGGGTTCCGGACCCACCACACCAACCGCTACCTCGCCCTCACCCGCGGCTGAAGAGGCGCTGCGAGGCGCGCAGCACGCGCGCCCACAGCAGGCGCTGGAGCACCAGCACGACCACGCCCGCGATGACCATCCCGGCGATGTTGACGCCGAGCTGGGCGATCGAACCGCGCATCTCCGACGGCGCCCAGGTGCCGAGCGCGAGCGCCAGGTTGCCGGCCGCCGGCACGGTCGTGACGGAGATGAAGACACCGACCATGGCGTTGGCGCGCGCGGTCGTCATCGCCAGCACGCCGGCGGCACCCGCGATCAGCGCCACGACGAACGACCAGCGGTCGGGGTGCCAGATGAAGCCGGTCTGCGGCCGCGGCCGGGTCACCATCTCGGTCGTGACCAGCCCGGTCAGCGAGGCCACGAGGCTGAGCAGGGTGACCACCGCGATCGCGATGGCGAAGCTCAGCACCAGCAGGCGCAGCGCGCGCCAGGTCAGCCCCGGCCGGCCGAACACCAGGCCCGTGGCGATGGCCGCCACGGTGCCGAACTCGGGACCGACGACCATCGCCCCGATCACCAGCACCGAGGAGTCGGTGATCACCGCGATCGCGGCGAGCAGGGTCGCGAGGGTCAGGAAGACGTGGAAGGACACCGTCGGGCGGCTCGCCGAGTAGCACTCGTCGATCACCGACTCCCAGATGACCGCGTCCTCCGGGTCGCCCGGCGCCGTGCGCTCGAGGTGGCGGGCCGCGGCGAACGGCGTCGCCGTCGGCGTGGTGACGACGATGCCGCCCGTCTCGTGCAGCCCGAGCGCCTTCAACCGGTCGAGGACCTCCCCCACCAGCTCGCGCGCGACGTCGCACTCCACCAGGTCGCCCTCGGGCGAGCGGGAGGCGCCGGCGAGGACCGTCAGGTTGGCGGAGCGGTGGTGGTCCTCGAGCAGGGCGACGACGTCGTCGCTCAGGTCGGTCGGGACGGTGAGCCGCAGGTGCACGAGCATGCGCGGATCCTAGGAGCCGAAACCGGTTTGCGGTGGACCGGCGGGGTCCGCCACGATGGCGCCGACGGGTGCGGGGCCTGACGAACCCCCTGCCTCCCGGTCCGCCGGGGCGCAGCGCAGCACCCGTCCGTGCGTACGACGTGACCGACGAGAGGCCGGTGTCCCACCGGCAAAGGTGTGGTGGCACCGCGACCTGGCCCCCGCCCACACCTCCAGGGCTCCACCCACCTGGAGGATTTCATGAGAACGCTCTGCCACGACCTGACCGCCGCGACGCCCGGGACGGAGGTCGTCCTCGAGGGCTGGGTCCACCGCCGCCGCGAGCTGGCGCGGGTCACCTTCCTCGTGGTGCGCGACCGCAGCGGCCTGGCGCAGGTGGTGCTGCCCGCCGGCAGCACCGTGCCGCCCGAGGAGACCACGGTCCGGGTCACCGGCACCGCGACCGCCAACGCCCAGGCCCCCGGCGGGGTCGAGGTCACCTCCGCCGTGGTCGAGGCGCTGACCGACGACGCGCTCACCCCGCCGGCCGAGCTCTGGCGACCGGCCCTCGACGTGTCTCTGCCGACGCTGCTCGACCACGCGCCGGTGCTCTGGCGCCACCCCGCACAGCGCGCCCGGTGGGAGCTGGCCGCCGCGTCCCTGCGCGGGTTCCGCAGCACGCTGGACGGGCTCGGCTTCACGGAGATCGCCACGCCCAAGCTGGTCGGCTCCGCGACGGAGTCGGGGTCGTCGGTCTTCGAGGTCGACTACTTCGGGCGCCCGGCCTACCTCGCCCAGAGCCCGCAGTTCTACAAGCAGCAGATGGTCGGGGTCTTCGAGCGGGTCTACGAGGTGGGGCCGGTCTTCCGCGCCGAGCCGCACGACACCGTCCGGCACCTCGCGGAGTACCGCTCGCTCGACGTCGAGCTCGGCTTCGTGCGCGACCACCG
Above is a genomic segment from Nocardioides okcheonensis containing:
- a CDS encoding GNAT family N-acetyltransferase, which gives rise to MDDTPEPQAVGRHALGPHVVGRRVVVRHLLPDGRASDVLGTCTAWDGTTLTVDRDGHGPVTVALADVVTGKPVPPRASVRARVSASEVERHVEALWSQVTTEPLGAWTLRASPPHGGRLRRRGNSVLAMEDPGLGWADVAWRVREFYAARDQAPLAQVRLGSPEEERLATVGFTPTGSGDAHAQLAPVAQLARATRGAASDLPARLEEATTEASVVLGDGAARGRGVLSGDWLLVEGLEVDPGHRRRGLATYVLAELVDWGASQGARTAMLHVEVVNEGALALYERLGFRTHHTNRYLALTRG
- a CDS encoding NAD(P)-dependent oxidoreductase; this encodes MRVTVLGTGTMGAGMARSLLRAGHEVTVWNRTASRAEPLAADGARVAADAADAVASAEAVVTILFDTVSVLEVMTDVSLPQGCVLLQSATIGVDGTERVVALAGERGWLLVDAPVLGTKAPAEQGALVVLAAGEDAAVDAARPVTDAIGARVVRAGTRPGEAARLKLVCNAWVASLTAAVGQSVALAEALGLDPRLFLDAIEGGAVDTPYAHVKGAAMLAGDYPPSFAVDGVRKDLALIRDAARASSTDDRLLTAVLDLFEATSAAGRGADDMAAVRTAF
- the dapC gene encoding succinyldiaminopimelate transaminase, with the translated sequence MTDLPLVEEVAQRPSRDHRKVSQRLPDFPWDKLTQHAATARAHPDGIVDLSVGTPVDPTPEVVQEALRAAADSPGYPTTIGLEATRQAAIDWLARRHGVTGLGLDGVLPVTGSKELIASMALHLGIGPGDLVGYPALAYPTYEVGAALAGADSLATDSLTAFGPRTPRLLWLNSPANPSGRVLPLDHLRKVVDWCRERGTVLVSDECYIECAWEGERPLSILDPQVSGGSLDGLLAVHSLSKRSNLAGYRCAFLAGDPALVGELLAVRKNLGLQMPGPQQRAMVAALADDAHVAEQHARYAARRAALKGALEAAGFTIDHSEASLYLWAQRRTDDGAEDCWSTVAWLADRGILAAPGDFYGAAGRRHVRVAFTATDERVAAAVSRLAG
- the aspS gene encoding aspartate--tRNA(Asn) ligase; protein product: MRTLCHDLTAATPGTEVVLEGWVHRRRELARVTFLVVRDRSGLAQVVLPAGSTVPPEETTVRVTGTATANAQAPGGVEVTSAVVEALTDDALTPPAELWRPALDVSLPTLLDHAPVLWRHPAQRARWELAAASLRGFRSTLDGLGFTEIATPKLVGSATESGSSVFEVDYFGRPAYLAQSPQFYKQQMVGVFERVYEVGPVFRAEPHDTVRHLAEYRSLDVELGFVRDHRDVLAVLREVLAGMVAAVTEREDAVVRTGARVPLVPDEIPVIHFADALALVGAPADEPDLAPEHERALGAWALAEHGSDFVAVEGYPMAKRPFYTHPWSRDGAGAPPRPTEPARWSNSFDLLFRGLELVTGGQRLHRPGDYEQALRARGEDPETQAAYLQAFRHGMPPHGGFAIGLERWVGRLVEAANVREVTPFPRDLHRLAP
- the fdxA gene encoding ferredoxin is translated as MTYVIAQPCVDLKDRACVDECPVDCIYEGKRMLYIHPDECVDCGACEPVCPVEAIFYEDDTPEEWKGFYDANVHFFDDLGSPGGAAKMGVIDADHALVAALPPQEHDE
- a CDS encoding DUF389 domain-containing protein; this translates as MLVHLRLTVPTDLSDDVVALLEDHHRSANLTVLAGASRSPEGDLVECDVARELVGEVLDRLKALGLHETGGIVVTTPTATPFAAARHLERTAPGDPEDAVIWESVIDECYSASRPTVSFHVFLTLATLLAAIAVITDSSVLVIGAMVVGPEFGTVAAIATGLVFGRPGLTWRALRLLVLSFAIAIAVVTLLSLVASLTGLVTTEMVTRPRPQTGFIWHPDRWSFVVALIAGAAGVLAMTTARANAMVGVFISVTTVPAAGNLALALGTWAPSEMRGSIAQLGVNIAGMVIAGVVVLVLQRLLWARVLRASQRLFSRG